TTCTATACTTAAACCCACCCTGAGGTGAAGCcccttcactcacacacacacattccatctgtgtgtgtgtgtgtatgtgtaatgagATCACAGGAAGTGTTGAAATTTCTCAGGAACTTCAGAAACAGTGAGTAATTTCACAGAAGTGTAGCACAGCATCCCAGCACCTTCcagttaataataacaataataatcactttattttatagtgaataaaactcttagaaaaaaaggtagTAACTGTACCTTTTACTCGTGATGGTTCCTGTAGTgcctttaaaactttatttaaactcCGCATCCACACTGACAAGCAACAGGTGATCGTCGTTTTTCTAcatacactttatggccaaaagtatgtgcacccctgatcaccacactcatatgtgcttcttccccaaactgttaccacaaaaattaaaccacacagttgtatagaacgtctctgtgtgctgaatcattacagtttctcttcactggaactaagaggctcaaacctgttccagcatgacaacgcccctgtgcacaaagcgagctccatgaagacatgttgtgtgaaggttggagtggaagaactcgagtgtcctgcacagagccctgacctcaaccccactgaacacctttgggatgaactggaacaccgactgaaccccagacctcctcgacatcccaacatcagcgcctgacctcactaatgctcttgtagctgaatgaacacaaatccccacagccacgctacaacatctagtggaaagcttcccagaagagtggatctcattataacagtaaagacagagggaataaatctggaatgagacgttcaacaagcacatacaccACCGATCacccataacattatgaccactcacaggtgaagtgaataactgatTATCTCGTTAGAATGGCACCTGTAAAGGGGATATatcaggcagcaagtgaacagtcggttctcaaagttgatgtgttggaaacaggaaaaatgggcaagcgtaaggatctgagtgactttgacaagatccaaattgtgatggttagacgactgggtcagagcatctcacAGCAtggtgttgtggggtgttcctggtgtgcagtggttagtacctaccaaaagtggtccaaggaaggacaaccggtgaactagtgACAGGATCATggacgcccaaggctcactgatgcacatggggagtgaaggtccgtctggtccgatcccacagaagagctactgtagcacaaactgctgaaaaagttaaagctgctctgatagaaaggagtcacaacacacagtgcagtgcagcttgctgcgtatggagctgcgtagctgcagagcggtcagagagcccatgctgaccctgtccaccaccgaaagcacctacaatggacacatgagcatcagaactggaccatggagcaatggaagaaggtggcctggtctgatgaatcacgttttcttttacatcatgtggacggccgggtgtgtgtgtgtgtgtcgcttacctggggaagagatggcaccaggatgcactatgggaagaaggcaagctggcggaggcagtgtgatggtctaggcaatgttctgctgggaaacctcaggtcctggccttcatgtggatgttactttgacacgtaccacctacctaaacattgctgcagaccaggtTACAcgccttcatggcaacggtgttccctaatggcagtggcctctttcagcaggataatgttccctgacacactgcagaaactgttcaggaacggtttgaggaacatgacaaagagttcagggtgttgacttggcctccaaattccccagatctcaatccaatcgaacatctgtggggtgtgctggacatcaagtccgatccatggaggccccacctcacaacttacaggacgtaaaggatctgctgttaacgtctttgtgccagataccacagcacaccttcagggatctagtggagtccatgcctcgacgggtcagagctgttttggcagcaaaagggggaccaacacaataataggcaggtggtcataatgttacggctgatcggtgtgtgttatttaattgGTGTTTAAGCTGTATATAGCGACTTCTGTTTCTCACACGCGACGTGTAACATACACCCGAGATCATGAAGATCTAATTATGTACACTTTAAAAGGTACACTGTAATCCCGTTTCCAAATAAAAGACAGACACTAAATGTTCAAAGGAGGTTCGCTTGATGGTCAcactcagtgacagtgacatgTCCAGGTTAGAAGGCAAGTTTTCCAGGAGCGAAGCAGCGTCTCAgatacaatacaaaataaaggagagaaaaacgtgtgttgtattattgtgtgaaattctaggtcacatgaccatctCGTATCTTAGTTTATCTTAGCGAGCCGGACTCAGTGGAGTCAAACACTGTGAGACGATGTGCTGAAgtgaaggacacacacacacacacacacacacacacacacacagacagtatcaGTTTATATGATATGGGAGACAGGCAGTGAAGGCAGCGAGTGTGTCTACAAATGGAACGATAAGGGAAAGAtaataaatgtacaataaaGTGTTAAATACTGTGCTAGCGTTGCGCTAAGACGTCATCACCGGACAAGCTAAACACCATTAGCCAAATATTAAGTAGTAGACTCATCAGTAGCCATGGCACACTTGTCCTTTATTTGCTCCAAGCTCTTCCCCTTCCTCTCCATGGTGCAGGATGGAACAGGttagtacaaaaaaaatgttaatgttcatcactacacacacacacacacacacacacacacacacacacacacacacacattagctaTAACAGCTGTAACAAAAATGGGTGATTTCCATCTCAAATGCTACTTAGCTACCttaacaacattttaaataattctgattTTTACTGATTTCAGTGTGGCGAGTGTAAATAAGTCAGTAGTTTGTTGTAGAAGTATAGATGATACTTTACGATCCTCTCAGAGTGCATGCTGTGAAATTATTTATCATCACCACACTTAAAAATGTGCTCATGGAAAGGGCCACGGCGCGCCTCGAGCTTCTGGCTCTGCTGTTTTATTCGTACGTTACGATGAACATGGCAAAGAATTTCACACGTGCTAATGATTCTCAGCTACGTGAATAAATCCGATAATAAATCCAGTAATTGAGTAATCAGTAACTTTCTGCTCCTCAACAGTCTGATTCATCTGAGACAAActctgtgtgcgcgcgcgcgtgtgtgtgtgtgtgtgtgtgtgtgtggacagtgTGGTCAGAGTCAGCAGAAAAGAAAGTGACAGCGTATGGTAATCGTGCTCGGAGTCACGCTTACCATCAAACACACTTCTGAGAAGCATCAACATGTAACCTTCAGAACTGAGCTATAGTAAgcgtctgtgtgtttgtgggtgtgtgtgagtgtgtttgtgggtgtgtgagacATCCTGTTGATAAGAAAGAGTCTAActtctgagaaaaaaacatgcacgctacacacacacgcgagcACACACAGATGGAATCTCAAACCACATGTAGAAGATGAAGGACGGTCTTTCCCTCGCTAATGTAAACATCTTTAACACACTTCATATCAATCAGATTAATACAGCGGTTCGTCTATAGATATTCATCTTTATCACGGAACGCTAAACTccttacacacgcacacacacacacacacacacactgcatcttaCAGTGGTGTGAGAGTCAcgcttagtgtgtgtgtgagagagagagagagagaggtacagtaACAAGGACAAGATGAGATCAACAAACATCCTCCAGAAACccaaactctgtgtgtgtgtgtgtgtgtgtgtgtgtgtgtgtgtgtgtgtaatcagagcacaggaaatgttttaaagagCAGAGTGACGACTTCAGAAACAGTGATTAATTTCACAGTGTTCCAGCCTCCtcccactaataataataataatgataatgaatcTTTCTGCtgtacattaaatattaataactaTTTTTAGCACAGAAAATGAACATTAAACACAGTAATAAACTCTTGACGCTGGATCGTTAACGTGGTGATGTCTGAAGTGTCTCGCGAGCGATAAACAGGAGATTCTTCCCAAAGCCACGATTTCAGCAGAATCTGAACTGAGATTTTTGAATTCTTTACAGATGAAGTACAGTACGGCACGTTAACGCTAATAAACCAAACATCTGGCTCACGTGATTCCTCAGATCAGCGAATCCTGACGCGTGTGGAGAAGCACAGCCAAGTCAAAACCTAGAAGAGCTAAAGAACTACTAAAGATAcagctatatatataaaaaaagaggaaCTTGGAGAAGGACATGAATTTATAactagcataaaaaaaaattaaaataaagagaagTGGCTAGTCGGAGAAGCAGGAACACTTGGCGAGCTGAAGGAAGTGAAGAGAAACGAGGGAAACTATCAGATCTCAGATGGGAGTTTAATTCACAGCACAAATGAATTCAAGCCACACAATCGCATTTTACACGTTTATTTTCAGCTGAAggcaaaacaaagcaaagatGTTTTAATCGAGAGTTTCCCCTCTTCAGCATCACATGGacacaaactaaataaaaagataaaagaaagaaagaaagaaagaaaggtgacGTCTTAAATGTcatagcaacaaaaacaaatgaatgggAAGTGAAGACTGGGGAAGCGGTTCCTGTTAAACGCAGAACATGCTACGTGTGTACAAACCAGCGTGAACTTACAGACATCAGAGACAcagctcaaatctgattggctagaGAGCAGAGAGCGCTTCGATTTCATTGGTCCAGAGAGTGACAGCAATGTGACTATGTGGATtggtgcatatatatatatatatttatatatatattttcggTTAGGATACACGCATTCCTCAGCAGGGCTGTTCCAGGATCAGTGTGTGATATCATCTACCCAAACAACTACAGATTTAAAAGGGTTCTCGCTGATCTCGGATCAGTGTAACTGGATACGACACTAACAGTCCAGCTGGTCCTGGATCAGCCGTGGAACACCATCACGCTGAAGACAGGCGTGGCTAATCCTCAATCACGGGGATTCCACAGTCATCATCTTCTGCCCCCTGCAGGAGGTCTTCTACATCATCACCCTCCTCATGCTCCTCATGCTCCTCATGCTCCTCAGCTCCTTCagcttcctcctcttcctcttctttcacTTCCACTCctccatcttcctcctcctcctcctcctcctcctctcctccctcaccttcctcttctcctccctCTACTCCCTCTTCAACCCCTCCCACACCTTCCTCCATCTTCATTTCCTCTTCGTGTCCGTCACCGTTTCCTACCGCTTCAGGCTCCCCGACTACATCTGTAAGCTCCGCCTCTTCCTGTTTTCCTTCCTGCTTTCCTTCCTGTTTTAGTTCTGCATCAACCTCAGACACCTCCATCATGGAGTCCTCAGGGTCCTGGTCGTCCTGGGTGTCAGTGAAGGGATTTTCtccctgagagagacagagagagagacagagacacagagagagagagagagggagagggagggagagagagagagaaagagagagagagagacacagagagagagagagagagagagagacagagagagagagagagacacacacagagagagagagagagagagagagagagacacacacagcgagagagagggagacagcgagcgagagagagacagcgagcgagagagagacagacagagagagagagagagagagagagagagagagagagagggagacagcgagagagagacagagagagagaataaatgcatgaatattTCAGTGCTTGAgtgaaagtttaaaatttaCGCTTGTTCCAGACGTCATGAGTTAAAGATCTTACAGCATTATCAGTTGCTGGAATTTCTAGGCGTGTGACTTACACGTTATTcgtataaacagaaataaataatttataaaacgACACGTAAAGCTGATCAGCAAGgcgagcgcacacacacacacacgcacacacacacaccttcaggtAGCTCTCCAGCTTCTTGCCGATGACCTTGTGGTTGAGGATGCTCCTGGCCACCGACAGACTCGACCTCTTCGACTGCTCCATCATCCCCTACAGCCAGAAGAgacagggtcaaaggtcacgaCGACGACTGGAGGTGTTtgcggatgtgtgtgtgtgtgtgtgtgtgtgtgtgtgtgtgtgtgtgtaccttgcgGTTGTAGTTGTGCTCAGGAGATTTGAGGTGCTTCTGGATGAGTAAGAACTGCATGGGGATGTAGAGATCACACGCTGAACAGTACGCCGCCTCGACCTTCTTCATGAAGTGCTCCATCCCGAtgtctgatcacacacacacacacacacacacacacacacacacacattgtattcAGCATCAAATAcccacattttaaataaacaaataaataagaagtgTAAACACAACCCTGAAAGCTGCTCACCTCTGGTCAGGTCCTGCTCTCTCAACACCTGACAGATGGTGGCGCTGTGGTTCTCCAGCTGACTGATTCTCTGATCCGTCTTCTtatgtttatcatttatgtattcctacacacacacacacacacacacacacacacacacacacacacacacacacacacacttcctttagTGTTCAGAGATCCAGCTCTACAGTTCCCATACATCTTCAccccagaaaaagaaaaatctagaaGCTAAAAATCCATAACTAATAGTGGTGCAGCGGATCACTAAACTCACGGCTCGGATTCGGATTCGGATCATATTACGGATTTTGAGTCACGGATCGGATCATTTTTTGGACcggggcaaaaaaaaatttgcttttcatttcttactgAAAGCTTATTTGAAGTGcttctataccacagcaaaaaCTCCTAGCTTAACTAATAAAGTCAGTAATGAAACGAGAACAATGACAGACATAGAGGAATAACAGAGTTACAGataaagtcagtgtttaacAGTAACAGTAGTGTTCAGGTGCAGAAATGTAATAATGAAGTGTGAAATAGCACAATAGTGCTGACTGCATAAGATTAatctgtgttaaagctgtgctGGTGTTTGATTAGCAGACAGAAGCAGATTATTTACAGTCTCTGTAATACCAAATGCACAGACCTGGTCCTGACACACATCCTGTTTCTTTCTCAGCTGTTTATGTCTTCAGTTAACCGACTGTGTTTACTAGATTACCTGCCAAAACAGGTATTTTaacataactgtgtgtgtgtgtgtgtgtgtgtgtgtgtctgttcaaGCGCAGAGAGGCATGAAAAGAGGAATCGATTCGGTGTTCCCGCGCCGTCTGAGTCCCGATTCCAGTTCTGTTCCGCGTGAATGCTTTAAAATTGCTTGAATGTGTAAACTGGCGAGACAAAACACCAGCAAATGATAAACCTTCACTCTATGATGGTTAAACCGAACAGTTAAAATAAAGAGGGCCTGGTCCGTACGGATCGCGGATCATCGCCGATCCGTCGCACCTCTAATCACTAATTATAAACACTCCGTAGTTACACCGATACGCTTCCTGGGACACATTTCCGCTGCTGAGTGAATAAAGGCAGCTCCGCTGTGGTACCTGCAGGAACTCGGTGGTTGGTTTCGAGAGCTGGCTGGAGAGGAACCTGAAGTGATCTTTGTGGAATTTGCTCTCCAGATGAGCGGCCAGGTCCTCGCTGTAGAACGAGCGGAACTTACAGACGGAGCACGCAAACGTCACCCTGGAAATCGCACGACTGCCGGGAGAAACGAGGACATCACAgcggattattattattattattatttttattattattgttggtaTTTCAGCTGAAGTTTAACAGCTATTTCTTTTACATCTTCTTCTGACCTTTCAAAGAAGCCCCGCCTCTTTCTAAGTTTAGAAGCGGAGGGCGGAGTCTGTTTCCCCTGCTGCTTTGCCATCGACTGAGGGGATTCTCCTTTAGCGGCTGGATCTGCGGACGGAAAACGGAAAGACTGAGCGATCGAGAACGCCGAGGTGTGGAGCAGCCGAGTCCACGCACACGATTTAACAACAACATCAAATTACTCACCGGCACTTTCTCCTTCGGCCGCTGGTTCAGACTCCTGCTAAAGAAACGAGACGCAATTTCAGAAAAACACCTCGTTATTTATCTTTTGGTTCTGTTTTCAGTTCCGTTTAATAATCAATGAGCATTCTGTGAAACGACTGCTCTAAAGCTCGCGGCTCTTTAAGACACCAGAGACACGAACTAGCATTTTAATCCCAGTCACTTTCAACAAGCATCTAAAGGGTTTCACATTTGTTATATTTGTTAAGCAGATCAGGAAGCTAACTAAATTCAAACACAGTAAGATGTGTGAAGCTACAGACCATTAAACTCAAACAGGTTACTTAAATGTGAAGTTATTTAGATCTCAGCGTATCAGCTCAGAAACCTACAGAAGAGGCCGTGAgttattattacatttcttcCTTGTTTTCTCGTGATCAGGGATTAATTTTTCTGGGGACTGGACACACGTTTTATTGCTCTGGACGCATCATGATGGATGAACAAATTCGTTTTTGCTTTGATCCGGGACTCGAGCTGAAATCGCTCCGTGTGTCGGACACTCGAGAAGGAGGCTGTCAGGTCTACAGGAGATAAACTCCATCTCTACAGCGGGCATTTAATGcgtttatgatgatgatgatgatgaagacgCCAGCCCCATTCACAAGGCGTAAGATTTTCTCGTGATAAATTGACGttgagaaaacaagaagaaaaaacaataatgGCCTCTTCAGGGCTTCTGTAGCGACAGCGTTATTTTGTTGAAACCTTCCCGATGAGGTTTCGAAATGCTTTCCATTCAAATGAACGTGTGAACTATACAAACACAAACGTTTTCATATTAAagttttagtttctttttagCCTCACATtcatcaaacacaaacacgagTCACAGCACTTGCATTGATAATTGACAGCATGGATAATTAACGAACTCGTTAACGGCTAtactagcctttttttttttttttcctccttcttgtCATCCACATTTGACAAGTGAGAAGAAACTTACAGTGGCTAGAGTTGCGTCGTCGTTCTTCTCTTCTTTCGGTTCTGCTGCTTTGGCTGGATAAAGAGTCACAAAGGTCCTTGTTAAGTATAGATTTATAGTGGAGCTTTATCTTTATTACATTGGTATAAACTTTCCATTCTTCTGTGATATCACTTACACGATTCATGCATCCTGCATCCAAACATCATCATGTTCTTACAGATATAAACgttacattcacatttttagGGCTTTTGGCAGACgatcttatccagagcaacttacaatcatctcatttttttatatacaacagagcagttgagggttaagggccttgctcagggacTGGGGTTTGAATTCTCAACTTTCTAAGCAGAAGCCCAACGTCTTAACCGCcgagctaccacttccccatTCACTGCTTCTGCCCTAACAGAACATAAATTTATTCCCATAGctttcttttctgaaatgtatTACTTAAATAAAGGACATGTAGACCTGATAAAACCTGATAAACCCTAAAATGAAACGACTACGATGTGAACaaacgccttcaaaaataatgaaattaaatgtttctacatttaaaaaaaatcctataaagagcagtaaacagtaataattgaaacaaagtcagtatttaatgtgacgatccttcactttaaataaataaagcagtatctgaggtgcagtgtgtgcagttttataaggaaatgagctggaagtgttactgagcatcttgcagaagcagccacagttcttctggagactttgactgtcgactcgcttcttatttctgcagcgaaacccagcagccttcattatgtttttatctgaaaagtgtctcttatggaatctgctgctttctttactgacatacaaacatttttctgtaacatttcattttgtgctggaaaactaatgtttggaatctaaaatggttttgtactgaatcaataatgtagaagtcagaaaataaacatctataacaaagtttgtacttaaaaaaaaaaaaaaaaaaaaaaaaaacaacaacaaacagtaCTGCAGATGCGTTTCACCTACAGCACCATGGAACAATATTTACTGATTATATTCACACTGGTGTCAAGTTTGCCATGTTAGCCGGCTAGATTTAccaacaaaccggacttctgGCAGTCAACAAACCATGTTTGTGtatgaataaacaaaaagcTTAGCTAAAAGACTTCACTCTAAGGCAGACATGAAGACAAGCGAATGCCATGTGGTTAGCGTTGCTATTTTGATGCATCAACACTATAAATGTCGTGTCGTTGGGTCGTATAACAGACTAGCAgcaaaggaaaggaaggaaacaGGGAAATGTGTACCCTTATCAGCTTTATCGTCTCCTTCAGACTCAGTCTTGCCCATTTTAGACTCGGGCTCATCAGCTGTAGTTGGGGTCTGCTTCCTCTTCTTCTGTCCGTCACGCTGAGGTTTTACCGGCTGCTACGGTGACACATCCACACAAAACGTTACCTCAAGAGATCTCCGATGATCaggataatattaataaatgtatcgccaacacacacacacacattaccacagacacacacagattaccacagacacacagacacacacacacacacacattaccacagacacacagacacggTATGACGTGACCACAGTTTTAAAACAGGAGAAGATTCCCCGTTCACGAAGGTTAACAAGCACACAGTGGACACGGGACAAACATCTCAACACTGCACATCATGAAGTGATAAATGTCACATGCACttacctttacacacacacacacacacacacacacacacacacacacacacacacacacacacacacacacaaaaccgcAACCAACTTGTTAAGACCCAGCCATGGAAACCGAATCTTTGACAAGGACAGTCTTAAGAAATAAGTTACAGGTTTTTAGGGGTGTTTTGAGCATGAACATGGGGCTTAtagatgaataataaatacTGCCTAAACTACCAAGATTACATAAAAATGAACCTA
This Pangasianodon hypophthalmus isolate fPanHyp1 chromosome 26, fPanHyp1.pri, whole genome shotgun sequence DNA region includes the following protein-coding sequences:
- the akap8l gene encoding A-kinase anchor protein 8-like isoform X1: MDGRGYGSGFSSWGGGGSSSRGSGSYDLYGYKDSMSGGYGGGQMKRGLSGSLLSSSGGNADDVIAKINQRLDMLTQLEGGMKGGGRNDRFDQYESFDSRSSALGPRDLYRSGNIVFGDSRGDMMAQRGGMGFGAMGGAGGGGGFGGSASHGNAKMRHARDAFSGSGWGAGQRSQHRGGGPGGRGFGRRQDSSMMGGGGRSGGQGHSPSGRGKLPSLLSHRMYPESGGFQPHHGSQDYPVRHFGGGKNLNRQRTRKRPLNRQPVKPQRDGQKKRKQTPTTADEPESKMGKTESEGDDKADKAKAAEPKEEKNDDATLATQESEPAAEGESADPAAKGESPQSMAKQQGKQTPPSASKLRKRRGFFESRAISRVTFACSVCKFRSFYSEDLAAHLESKFHKDHFRFLSSQLSKPTTEFLQEYINDKHKKTDQRISQLENHSATICQVLREQDLTRDIGMEHFMKKVEAAYCSACDLYIPMQFLLIQKHLKSPEHNYNRKGMMEQSKRSSLSVARSILNHKVIGKKLESYLKGENPFTDTQDDQDPEDSMMEVSEVDAELKQEGKQEGKQEEAELTDVVGEPEAVGNGDGHEEEMKMEEGVGGVEEGVEGGEEEGEGGEEEEEEEEEDGGVEVKEEEEEEAEGAEEHEEHEEHEEGDDVEDLLQGAEDDDCGIPVIED
- the akap8l gene encoding A-kinase anchor protein 8-like isoform X2, with amino-acid sequence MDGRGYGSGFSSWGGGGSSSRGSGSYDLYGYKDSMSGGYGGGQMKRGLSGSLLSSSGGNADDVIAKINQRLDMLTQLEGGMKGGGRNDRFDQYESFDSRSSALGPRDLYRSGNIVFGDSRGDMMAQRGGMGFGAMGGAGGGGGFGGSASHGNAKMRHARDAFSGSGWGAGQRSQHRGGGPGGRGFGRRQDSSMMGGGGRSGGQGHSPSGRGKLPSLLSHRMYPESGGFQPHHGSQDYPVRHFGGGKNLNRQRTRKRPLNRQPVKPQRDGQKKRKQTPTTADEPESKMGKTESEGDDKADKAKAAEPKEEKNDDATLATESEPAAEGESADPAAKGESPQSMAKQQGKQTPPSASKLRKRRGFFESRAISRVTFACSVCKFRSFYSEDLAAHLESKFHKDHFRFLSSQLSKPTTEFLQEYINDKHKKTDQRISQLENHSATICQVLREQDLTRDIGMEHFMKKVEAAYCSACDLYIPMQFLLIQKHLKSPEHNYNRKGMMEQSKRSSLSVARSILNHKVIGKKLESYLKGENPFTDTQDDQDPEDSMMEVSEVDAELKQEGKQEGKQEEAELTDVVGEPEAVGNGDGHEEEMKMEEGVGGVEEGVEGGEEEGEGGEEEEEEEEEDGGVEVKEEEEEEAEGAEEHEEHEEHEEGDDVEDLLQGAEDDDCGIPVIED
- the akap8l gene encoding A-kinase anchor protein 8-like isoform X3 — protein: MDGRGYGSGSGSYDLYGYKDSMSGGYGGGQMKRGLSGSLLSSSGGNADDVIAKINQRLDMLTQLEGGMKGGGRNDRFDQYESFDSRSSALGPRDLYRSGNIVFGDSRGDMMAQRGGMGFGAMGGAGGGGGFGGSASHGNAKMRHARDAFSGSGWGAGQRSQHRGGGPGGRGFGRRQDSSMMGGGGRSGGQGHSPSGRGKLPSLLSHRMYPESGGFQPHHGSQDYPVRHFGGGKNLNRQRTRKRPLNRQPVKPQRDGQKKRKQTPTTADEPESKMGKTESEGDDKADKAKAAEPKEEKNDDATLATQESEPAAEGESADPAAKGESPQSMAKQQGKQTPPSASKLRKRRGFFESRAISRVTFACSVCKFRSFYSEDLAAHLESKFHKDHFRFLSSQLSKPTTEFLQEYINDKHKKTDQRISQLENHSATICQVLREQDLTRDIGMEHFMKKVEAAYCSACDLYIPMQFLLIQKHLKSPEHNYNRKGMMEQSKRSSLSVARSILNHKVIGKKLESYLKGENPFTDTQDDQDPEDSMMEVSEVDAELKQEGKQEGKQEEAELTDVVGEPEAVGNGDGHEEEMKMEEGVGGVEEGVEGGEEEGEGGEEEEEEEEEDGGVEVKEEEEEEAEGAEEHEEHEEHEEGDDVEDLLQGAEDDDCGIPVIED